Proteins from a single region of Bacteroidota bacterium:
- the rimP gene encoding ribosome assembly cofactor RimP, which produces MDKKVVESLLIEALELNKELFLVDFDISDSNHISVVLDGDNGVAVSECMRVSRNIEHNLDREEEDFSLEVASFDITHSLTLPRQFSKNIGRKLKVKTVDGNKYEGTLESFSDEHKLVLKWKERVPKTIGKGKMTVEKEQEINFDDIAVAKVVIIF; this is translated from the coding sequence ATGGATAAAAAGGTAGTTGAGAGCCTGTTAATAGAGGCTTTAGAATTGAACAAGGAACTATTCCTTGTCGATTTTGATATAAGCGATAGTAACCATATTTCTGTTGTTTTGGATGGCGATAATGGGGTTGCTGTTAGTGAATGTATGAGAGTAAGTAGAAATATTGAGCACAATTTGGATAGAGAAGAAGAAGATTTTTCCCTCGAAGTTGCTTCGTTCGATATTACACATTCTCTTACATTGCCACGTCAGTTCTCAAAGAATATCGGACGTAAACTAAAAGTGAAAACTGTTGATGGTAATAAGTATGAAGGTACTTTGGAAAGCTTTTCTGACGAACACAAACTTGTTTTGAAATGGAAGGAAAGAGTGCCTAAGACCATCGGTAAAGGTAAAATGACAGTAGAGAAAGAACAAGAAATTAACTTTGACGACATAGCAGTAGCAAAAGTGGTTATTATATTTTAA
- the nusA gene encoding transcription termination factor NusA — MDNRELIESFSEFKSDKNIDRVTLMAILEEVFRTALRRKYGSDDNFDIIVNPDKGDLEIWRNRIVVADGEVEDENAEVSLSDAQKIEPDFEIGEDVSEEVKIIDLGRRAILSLGQNLRSRIMDHDNTILYKKFKELVGNLVTGEIHHIRPNVVIVIDDEGNEMVMPKDQQIPSDYYRKGESIRAIIKEVELKGTKPQIILSRTSTVFLEKLFEQEIPEVFDGLITVKGVVRIPGEKAKVAVESYDDRIDPVGACVGMKGARIHGIVRELGNENIDVINYTSNLNLFITRAMSPAKVVKIDINEETKKADVWVKPEEVSKAIGRGGNNIRLAGQLVGYEIDVYRDVPQDEDVELRDFSDEIDEWIIDEFYKIGVDTAKSVINLSVEELARRTDLEEETIQKVKGILNAEFDD, encoded by the coding sequence ATGGATAATCGTGAATTAATTGAATCGTTTTCTGAATTTAAATCAGATAAAAACATTGACCGAGTTACCTTAATGGCAATTTTGGAAGAAGTTTTCAGAACTGCTTTAAGAAGAAAATACGGATCGGATGATAATTTCGACATAATTGTGAACCCTGATAAAGGTGATTTGGAAATATGGAGAAACCGTATCGTTGTTGCTGACGGAGAGGTGGAAGATGAAAATGCTGAGGTGTCTTTATCTGATGCGCAGAAGATAGAGCCTGATTTCGAAATTGGGGAAGATGTTTCTGAAGAAGTGAAAATAATAGATTTAGGACGTAGAGCTATTTTATCGTTAGGACAGAATTTGCGTTCAAGAATTATGGATCACGACAATACTATTCTCTACAAGAAATTTAAAGAACTTGTAGGTAATCTTGTTACCGGTGAGATTCATCACATCAGACCAAATGTCGTTATTGTAATAGATGATGAAGGTAATGAGATGGTGATGCCAAAAGATCAACAAATCCCTTCGGACTATTACAGAAAAGGTGAAAGTATCAGAGCTATTATTAAAGAAGTAGAGTTAAAAGGGACAAAGCCTCAAATTATACTTTCGAGAACATCAACGGTTTTCCTTGAAAAACTGTTTGAACAGGAAATACCTGAGGTATTCGATGGCTTGATTACAGTTAAGGGAGTTGTACGTATTCCTGGAGAGAAAGCAAAAGTAGCTGTCGAGTCCTATGATGACCGTATTGATCCTGTAGGTGCTTGTGTTGGTATGAAAGGTGCCAGAATACATGGAATTGTTAGAGAATTAGGTAATGAGAATATTGATGTAATTAATTACACAAGTAACTTAAACTTATTTATAACCAGAGCAATGAGTCCTGCGAAGGTCGTTAAAATCGATATCAACGAGGAAACAAAGAAAGCTGATGTTTGGGTAAAACCGGAAGAAGTTTCAAAGGCTATTGGTAGAGGAGGAAATAATATCAGATTAGCCGGTCAGTTGGTTGGGTATGAGATAGATGTTTATAGAGATGTACCACAGGATGAGGACGTAGAGTTAAGAGATTTCTCTGACGAAATTGACGAGTGGATAATCGATGAATTTTATAAAATTGGCGTAGACACTGCAAAAAGTGTAATCAACCTTAGTGTTGAAGAATTGGCGAGAAGAACGGATCTTGAAGAAGAGACTATTCAGAAGGTAAAAGGAATTCTAAATGCGGAATTTGACGACTAA
- a CDS encoding DNA topoisomerase 3, translating to MKVCIAEKPSVARDIAKVLGANTQRQGYLEGNGYQVTWTFGHFCTLKQPHEYESYLKQWRLETLPIIPANFGISVIDNNGVRQQFHVIKNLINADVCTEVINCGDAGIEGELIQRWVLLKAKNTNPVKRLWISSLTEEAIKGGFDSLKEESEYDNLYAAGTSRAIGDWLLGINATRLFTLKFAPPKHVLSIGRVQTPSLALIVNRQLEIENFTPETYWELKTLYRDVLFSSDKGKIKIKEKADEFAEKIKSGLFTVTSFKIKKGKETPPKLFDLTSLQVECNKKFGFSADHTLKTIQTLYEKKLVTYPRVDTQYLPEDMYPKIPQIMNGLLNYKAFTAPLLQKKIIKPKRIFDNKKITDHHAIVPTGVVANNLNADDWNVYDTVARRFIAAFYPDAVISNTEVKGEVEDIKFKATGKQILEENWKILYKGDASSGSATPDAADKQVMPKFVEGESGEHIPKVQEKKTSPPKYYSEATLLRAMETAGKQVDDEELRELMKENGIGRPSTRAAIIETLFKRQYISKNKKRLEATPTGVQLIGTIKNELLKSVELTGQWERKLKLIEKGEFSIEEFKKEMKELIVQLVQEVKTDYSPRIESFDNVKPLPKKKKAEEDISCPKCKKGHLIKGKSAYGCNEYKSGCDFKIPYLFLDKKLSKNQIKTLVSKGKSTLIKGFKFNGVKKNGYLVLTDSYNIEFEEKVEEKNKCPECGSEEFIKGKTAFGCANYKNGCKFIIPFDIAGTDDLTKLKIDRKLLAKLK from the coding sequence ATGAAAGTCTGTATTGCCGAGAAACCAAGTGTAGCAAGAGATATAGCAAAGGTGCTGGGTGCTAATACTCAACGTCAGGGATATTTGGAGGGGAATGGTTATCAGGTAACCTGGACTTTCGGTCACTTCTGTACATTAAAGCAACCCCATGAATATGAAAGTTATCTGAAGCAATGGCGCCTGGAAACATTGCCAATTATTCCGGCCAATTTTGGGATTTCTGTTATTGATAATAATGGTGTCAGGCAACAGTTTCACGTTATTAAAAACTTGATTAATGCAGATGTCTGTACGGAAGTAATAAACTGCGGGGATGCCGGAATAGAGGGAGAGTTAATACAGCGATGGGTTTTACTTAAGGCAAAAAACACTAACCCTGTTAAGAGACTGTGGATATCTTCGTTGACAGAAGAGGCGATAAAAGGAGGGTTTGATAGCCTGAAGGAGGAATCAGAATATGATAATTTATATGCAGCGGGAACATCCAGGGCAATTGGAGATTGGTTATTGGGGATTAATGCGACCAGACTTTTTACCTTAAAATTTGCTCCTCCCAAACATGTTTTGTCAATTGGGAGAGTACAAACTCCTTCTCTTGCATTGATAGTAAACAGGCAGCTGGAGATTGAAAATTTCACACCGGAAACTTATTGGGAGTTAAAAACATTGTATAGAGATGTGTTATTTAGTTCCGATAAGGGAAAGATTAAGATAAAGGAAAAAGCAGATGAGTTTGCAGAGAAAATTAAGTCCGGTTTATTTACAGTTACATCGTTTAAAATTAAAAAAGGGAAAGAAACACCTCCCAAGTTATTCGACCTTACTTCGCTTCAGGTAGAATGTAATAAAAAGTTTGGTTTTTCGGCCGATCATACATTGAAGACTATTCAAACTCTGTATGAAAAAAAACTGGTTACTTATCCGCGTGTAGATACTCAGTATTTACCTGAAGATATGTATCCAAAAATTCCTCAGATAATGAATGGGTTGTTGAATTATAAAGCTTTCACAGCTCCTTTGCTGCAGAAAAAAATAATAAAACCTAAAAGAATATTCGACAATAAAAAAATAACTGATCACCACGCAATAGTCCCTACAGGTGTTGTTGCCAACAATCTTAATGCCGACGATTGGAATGTTTATGATACTGTAGCTCGCAGATTTATTGCGGCTTTTTATCCTGATGCTGTTATATCTAATACAGAGGTAAAAGGAGAGGTAGAAGATATTAAGTTTAAAGCTACCGGGAAGCAAATTCTGGAGGAGAACTGGAAAATTCTGTATAAGGGAGATGCTTCGTCAGGCTCAGCAACCCCGGATGCTGCAGACAAACAGGTGATGCCAAAATTTGTGGAAGGCGAAAGCGGGGAGCATATTCCAAAAGTTCAGGAGAAAAAAACTTCTCCGCCCAAATATTATTCAGAGGCAACCCTGTTAAGGGCAATGGAGACTGCCGGAAAGCAGGTTGACGATGAGGAGTTAAGGGAATTAATGAAGGAGAATGGAATAGGGCGCCCGTCTACCCGTGCTGCAATTATAGAAACATTGTTTAAGAGACAGTACATTTCAAAAAACAAAAAAAGACTTGAAGCTACTCCAACGGGAGTTCAGTTAATCGGAACCATAAAGAACGAACTTCTGAAATCTGTTGAACTTACCGGACAGTGGGAAAGAAAACTGAAATTGATAGAGAAGGGTGAGTTTTCGATTGAGGAATTTAAAAAGGAGATGAAAGAGCTAATTGTTCAGCTTGTACAGGAAGTAAAAACTGATTACTCTCCGCGTATAGAGTCTTTCGATAATGTAAAACCTTTGCCGAAGAAGAAAAAAGCGGAGGAAGATATTTCCTGTCCGAAATGTAAAAAAGGACATTTGATAAAGGGAAAAAGTGCGTACGGATGCAATGAATATAAATCGGGTTGTGATTTTAAGATTCCTTACCTGTTTTTAGACAAAAAGTTATCGAAAAATCAGATAAAAACTCTTGTTTCTAAGGGAAAATCAACTCTTATAAAGGGATTTAAGTTTAATGGAGTAAAAAAGAATGGATATTTGGTTCTGACGGATTCTTATAATATTGAATTTGAAGAAAAGGTAGAAGAAAAAAATAAGTGTCCTGAATGTGGCAGTGAGGAGTTTATCAAAGGAAAGACTGCTTTTGGATGTGCTAATTATAAAAATGGATGTAAATTTATTATTCCATTTGATATTGCCGGAACTGATGACCTGACAAAATTAAAAATCGACAGGAAATTGTTGGCGAAGCTGAAATGA